The following proteins come from a genomic window of Zonotrichia albicollis isolate bZonAlb1 chromosome 12, bZonAlb1.hap1, whole genome shotgun sequence:
- the ABTB1 gene encoding ankyrin repeat and BTB/POZ domain-containing protein 1: MDTSDLFTSCKKGDVSRVRYLLEQRDVEINVRDKWDSTPLYYACLCGHEELVRYLLANGAKCEANTFDGERCLYGALSDAIRRLLKEYKQITAKCMRRDYYDVFLQRLLEQGYQSDIVFIVHGKSFCAHRCILSARSAYFAEMFETKWKGKNMIVLKHPLINPAAFGALLQYLYTGRLDIDVEYVSDCKRLAKQCRLQDLIDDLETKCKKVYEFVSSKPGTCVKVLTIEPTGNCRLQEDLALLADCALPAELRVGFGELPFDSTDNFNSCPDVCFRVEDYNFLCHKAFFCGRSDYFKALLEDHFSESEELQTQPSIPVVTLHNISEDIFIRVLYYIYSDDTELSPENAYDVLCVADMYLLPGLKRLCGRTLAQILDEDNIISIWRIAKLFQLTRLEDQCTEYMAKIIEKLVELEEFAAAVKENAEAVEERQETDSIPLVDDIRFHITSNVQTYSAIEEANQKLEALENLLASIGLEC, from the exons ATGGACACCAGCGACTTGTTCACCAGCTGCAAGAAGGGCGACGTGAGCCGCGTGCG ATACCTTCTTGAGCAGCGAGATGTGGAAATCAATGTCCGTGATAAGTGGGACAGTACACCCCT GTATTACGCCTGTCTGTGTGGACACGAGGAGCTTGTACGTTATCTTCTAGCCAATG GAGCAAAGTGTGAGGCGAACACTTTTGATGGGGAGCGCTGTTTGTACGGAGCTCTGAGCGACGCTATCCGCCGGCTGCTGAAGGAGTACAAGCAGATCACAGCCAAGTGCATGAGGAGGGACTACTATGATGTGTTCCTGCAGAG gctgctggagcagggttaCCAGAGTGACATTGTTTTCATCGTCCATGGCAAATCCTTCTGTGCCCACCGCTGCATCctcagcgcccgcagcgcctaCTTTGCAGAGATGTTTGAGACCAAATGGAAGGGGAAAAACATGATAGTGTTGAAGCACCCACTG atTAACCCAGCAGCCTTTGGAGCTCTTCTGCAGTATCTGTACACAG GTCGTCTGGATATCGATGTAGAATATGTGAGTGATTGCAAGAGGTTGGCCAAGCAGTGTCGGCTGCAGGACCTCATTGATGATTTGGAGACCAAATGTAAAAAAGTCTATGAATTTG TCTCTTCCAAGCCAGGGACCTGTGTGAAAGTGCTGACCATTGAGCCCACAGGTAACTGCCGGCTGCAGGAAGATCTGGCTCTCCTGGCAGACTGCGCCCTGCCAGCTGAACTGCGG GTTGGTTTTGGGGAGTTGCCCTTTGACAGCACTGACAACTTCAACAGCTGTCCTGACGTGTGTTTCCGTGTGGAAGATTACAACTTCTTGTGCCATAAG GCATTTTTCTGTGGTCGCAGTGATTATTTCAAAGCTCTTCTTGAAGATCATTTCAGTGAGAGTGAGGAGCTACAGACACAGCCCAGCATCCCTGTGGTGACTCTGCACAACATCTCAGAAGACATCTTCATCCGGGTCCTCTACTACATCTACAGTGATGATACAGAG cTGTCCCCAGAGAACGCCTACGACGTGCTGTGTGTGGCTGACATGTACCTGCTGCCCGGGCTCAAGCGCCTCTGCGGCAGGACCCTGGCGCAGATCCTCGACGAGGACAACATCATCAGCATCTGGAGGATTGCAAAGCTCTTCCAGCTGACCCGACTGGAGGACCAGTGCACTGAGTACATGGCCAAGATCATTGAGAAG CTGGTGGAGTTGGAGGAGTTTGCAGCTGCTGTGAAGGAGAACGCAGAGGCCGTGGAGGAGCGGCAAGAGACTGACTCCATCCCTCTGGTCGATGACATCCGCTTCCACATCACCAGCAACGTGCAGACTTACAGTGCCATTGAGGAAGCCAACCAGAAACTTGAAGCTCTAGAAAACCTCCTGGCCAGCATAGGGCTCGAGTGCTGA